In the Streptomyces coeruleoprunus genome, GGAGGACCGCGACCGCATCGCCCGCGACCTCCACGACCTCGCCATCCAGCGCCTGTTCGCCACCGGCATGACCCTGCAGAGCGCGACCCGCCTCATCGAACACGACGGCGCCGCCGAACGGGTCTCCCGTGCCGTCGGCGACCTCGACGAGACCATCAAGATCATCAGGTCCACCATCTTCGGGCTGCGCACACGGGAGGAGGACGCGGCGGCGGGGCCCGGACTGCGGGCCCGTGTCGCCCGGGCCGTCGGCGACGCCGCGACCGCGCTCGGCCATCCGCCCCGCCTCAGCATGGAGGGCCTGCTCGACACCGACGTGCCGGGCGAGATCGCCGACCACGTCATGGCCGCCCTGAGCGAACTCCTCAGCAACGCGGCGCGCCACGCCCACGCCACCCGGGTCGAGGTGTCCGTGCGGGCCACGCCCACGGAGGTCGCCCTCACCGTCACCGACGACGGCCGCGGCGTCCCGGCGGCCGTCGGCCGCCGCAGCGGCCTGCGCAACCTCGCGGAGCGGGCCGAGAGCGTGGGCGGCACCTTCACGACGACCACCCCGCAGGAGGGCGGATGCAGGGCCCGTTGGAGCGCGCCCCTGCACCTCTCCTCTTGAGGCCCGTTCCGCTCCGGGCGCTGGAACCGGCCGCCGACAGTCGACACGAGCCCGGGGCACCGTAAGGACGCGCGGGCACACCCAGGGCCCGACGGAGGGCCGTCCGGCCCTGGCGCGGTGGGTCGGGCGCGGGGACCATGCGGTGGACACGATCAGGAATCGGAGTGTGCGATGACGGACAGCGGCAGCGGCCGGGACGCCCAGGCGCCGGTCAGGGTCTTTCTGCTCGACGACCACGAGGTGGTGCGGCGGGGGGTCCGTGACCTGCTGGACGACGCGCCCGATCTGACCGTCGTCGGTGAGGCCGCCACGGCCGAGCAGGCCCTCGCCCGGGTTCCCGCGCTGCGGCCGCAGGTGGCCGTGCTGGACGTGCGGCTGGCCGACGGCGACGGGGTGAGCGTATGCCGGGAGCTGCGGTCCCGGATGCCCGGCCTGGCCTGCCTGATGCTCACGTCCTTCGACGACGAGGAGGCGCTGCTCGACGCCATCATGGCGGGCGCCTCCGGATACGTCCTCAAGCAGATCAGCGGCACCGACCTGGTGACAGCGGTCCGCACCGTGGCCTCGGGGAAGTCGATGCTCGACCCCGGCGCCACGGCCCGGGTGATGGCCCGTCTGCGGGGTGAGGGACGGCGGGAGGAGCAGCCGCGGGGCCTGCCGGAACTCACGGAGCGGGAGCGGGAGATCCTGGCCCTCGTGGGGGAGGGGCTGACGAACCGTGAGATCGGCAGGCGGCTCTACCTGGCGGAGAAGACCGTCAAGAACAACGTCTCCCGCCTCCTGGCCAAGCTCGGCGTCGAACGCCGCGTCCAGGCCGCCGTCATCGCCACCCGCACGCTCGGCGGCCCGACCCGCGAGGGAGCGTCCGCACAGTAGCGCCGCCCACCCTCCGCAACGGATGCCTCCGCAACGGATGCCGCCGGGGAGATGCCGCCGGGGCGGATACCGCCGGGAAGGAAGCCGCCAGGGCAGATGCCGCCGGGACGGACGCGACCGCGCGGACTCGACCCCGGGACGCGTCACTCGTGCGGCACCACCGCGACCGGGCACGGCGCGTGGTGCAGGGCCGCGTGCGCCACCGAGCCGATCCGCATGCCGACCGTGGAGTGCCGCACGCGCCGGCCCACCACCAGCAGGTCCGCCTCCGCCGCGGCCGACAGCAGCACCTGCCCCGCGCTGCCGATCTCGACGTGCTCCGTCACCGGCACCTGCGGGTACCGCTCGCGCAGCGGGGCCAGCGCCTCCGTCAGGGCCTTGCGCTCGAACGGCTCCAGACCGCCCACCTCGTCGGCCAGGGCCAGCGACCCGGGGCTGTACGCGTAGAGCGGGGGGAGGCTCCAGGCCCGTACCGCGCGCACGGACGTGCCCCGGACCGCGGCCGCCTCGAACGCGAACTCCAGGACCGGCGCGCTCTCCTCCGGGCTGCCCTGCTGCCCCACGACGACCTCGCCGCGCAGGGTGTCGGCACGCCCCTCGTCGCCCTTCGGCGCGCGCACCGACACGACGGGGCGGGTGGCCGCGGCGATGACCTGCTGCCCGTACGAGCCGAGCAGGAAGCCCACGACGACGCCGTGCCCGCGCGACCCGAGGACCAGGATCCGGGACGCGTCGGCGGCCGCGAGCAGCGCCGGGACGGGCGTGTCCGCGACCACCTCGGAGGTCACCGGCACGCTCGGCACGCTGCTCCGCGCCTCCGCCACGGCCTCGTCCAGGACCTCGTGCGCCACGCGCTCCTGGCTCGCCCTGTCCTGGTCCAGCGGTACGTCCAGCGGCTGCCACAGCCAGGCGTGCACGACGTGCAGCGGCAGGGAGCGGCGCCCGGCCTCCCGGGCGGCCCAGCGGGTCGCGGCCAGGCTCGCCGGGGAACCGTCCACTCCAACGGTGATCGGGCGGGTCATGGGGCTGCCTCCGTAGCGATCAGGGGTACTGCGCCCTTTCAGCGTGGGGCGCGGCGCTGCCGCGCGCGCAGGGCCGATAGGCCCGACTTCCCCGGCCGTCAGGCCGCAAACTCCGCCGTTCGGTTCGGGCCGGACGGGGCTCGTCGTACCGGGTCCGCGGGTGGATCCTGTAAGCGGGGCCGCTTCACGGCGGCCCACCACCGCCGTCCGAAGCGTCGAGGAGGCACATCATGACCCGGACGCTGGAGTGGAAGATCAACATGGAGATGCTCGAGGAGGAGGGCACCACCGAGGCGCGCGCGGTCCTGGACACCGGTACGTCGAAACTCACCGGTCACGGCCAGGCCAGGTGCAACCCGGAGGACGAGGACGTCCCCCTGATCGGCGACGAACTGGCGGCGAGCCGCGCGATGAGCGACCTCGCCCGGCAGTTGATGCGCCTGGCGTACAAGGACATCGGCGAGGCAGGCGCCGGCATGTCCGGCGAACAGGAGGAGGAGACCCCGTACGGCTGGTCGACCCCGAACCGCTGACGCGCGGCCACCACCACCGCACCCCGCCGCCCCGCGCGGCGGGGTGCGGTGGCGCCCGGCCGCCGTCACGGCCGCGGGGGAGGGCCGCGGACTCAGGACGCCACCGCCTCCGTGTCGTCCTCCTCGTACGTCAGCCGGTCGTCCACGTCGACCACCCCGTCCACGGTCTCGCACAGCCGTACGACGATCGGCACGAGGCTCCGGCGCTCCAGCGTGCCGCTCAGCGTCACCGTGCCGTCGTTGACGTCGACGGTCAGCGCGGACGGCGGCAGTCCCAGCGTCCGCGTCACGACGTCCTCCAGGATCTCCTCCTGGATCGCCCGGTCGCGCCGCAGGAACAGCTGGAGCAGATCGCTGCGGCTCAGTACGCCGATGAGGCGGCCCGACGCATCGACCACCGGCAGCCGCTTGATCCGTTTGCGGTCCATGACGCGCGCCGCCTCGACCGCGCTCCACTCCGGCCGCGCCACCACGGCGGGGCTCGACATCAGCCCCTCGGCGGTGGTCGCACCCTGGTTGCCGGGCGTGCCCCGGCGCAGCAGGTCGGCCTCCGACACCACCCCGACCGGCCGTTCGTCCTCGTCGACCACGGGCACGGCCGTGATGCCGTACTCGTCGAGGAGCCGCGCGATCTCCTTGAACGGGGTGCCGGGCCGCACGGCGACGGCCTCCGGTGTCATCAGATCGGCCACACTGCGGTGCCTCATCGCTCGCCCGTCCCTTCGCTGCCTCGCCGACGCCTGATTCGCTACTTCAGAGGATGCCCGCGATATCCGTACGAGGACATTTCGGCCCTGGCGGCGCGGCCCGGGCGGTGCTTTGCTGGAAGGGACGGAAAGGGCTGGACGGAGACGAGGAGTAGCGGACCCGAGCCGTGCACCTCGCAATCAGGATCCGCGAGAAGCGGATGGCCCTTTCCGCCTTCACGTACGCCGCCGGCCTTCCCGTACCTCCTCAGAGGACGCCGCTGCCGTGCGGCGCGTACAGGTCGAGCAGCCTCACCCGCGTCGACTGGAGGCGGTGGGCGAGGATCTGCCCCACCCACAGGGTCAGGGCCAGACCGAAAGCCGGCTCCGCCGCGCACAGCGCGCGCACCGACGCCGCGTCGAACTCGTACGCCCGCACCAGGCTCATCGCCTCCGCGCCCAGCTCCCACTCGTACGGCGGGAACAGCCAGGACAGGCCCACCAGCTCGCCGTGGCCGAGCATCTCGATCACCGCGGGGCGCAGGCTCCCCGGAAGCCGCGCGTCGAGGTTCACGGCACCCGTCCGCACGACCCAGAAGCGGTCCGCGGGCCGCCGCTCGTCGAACAGCCGCTCACCCGGCTGGAACGACACGTCCGTGGCGAGGGACATCAGCCGCTCCCGGTGGGGAGCCGGCAGGGCGTTGATCCTGGGTGCTGTGGTGCTCATCTGAACCTCCTGGTGGACCCGCGCACTTCAGCGTCGGCCGACACGGTGCGGGGCCGCAGGGGCCGCCCGGGCACGGCGGAGGGTCCGACCGGCCCTGTTCCGCGCGCCCCGCCCAGTACGACGGTTCTTTCGAGCCTACTCACCCATCCGGCGGACGGCGCGGCGCTGTCGTGACGTCCCGCGGCGCATGCGCACCGCCGGACCCGCGGCTACCGTGATGCCATGCCCGGACCTGAGCCTCCGAGGGGGGACATCGGCCGTCGGGTGGCCGCACGACGCGAGCAGCTCGGGCTGTCCCGCGAGGAGGTCGCCCTGCGGGCGGGCTCGGCACCCGGTTACATCCAGTACCTGGAGGAGCAGACCGCCACGCCCGGCATGAGCTTCCTCCTGCGCCTCGCCGACGCCCTGGAGACCACGGTCGTCGCCCTGACCGGCGGCGCCGCGGGCCTGCCGCCGGGCGCCGGCCACGCCGCGTACCACCCGGAGCTGGTGGACCTGGGCCCGGAGGAGTGCTGGACGCTGCTCGGCACCCACGGCGTGGGCCGGGTCGCCGTGACCTCGCACGAAGGGCCCGCGATCCTGCCCGTCAACTACCTCGTCGCCGGGCGCGAGGTGGCCTTCCGTACGTCGCCCGACTCCGTACCGGCGAAGGCCGCGAGCGGCGAGGTGGCGTTCGAGGTCGACCACATCGACGA is a window encoding:
- a CDS encoding response regulator transcription factor, translating into MTDSGSGRDAQAPVRVFLLDDHEVVRRGVRDLLDDAPDLTVVGEAATAEQALARVPALRPQVAVLDVRLADGDGVSVCRELRSRMPGLACLMLTSFDDEEALLDAIMAGASGYVLKQISGTDLVTAVRTVASGKSMLDPGATARVMARLRGEGRREEQPRGLPELTEREREILALVGEGLTNREIGRRLYLAEKTVKNNVSRLLAKLGVERRVQAAVIATRTLGGPTREGASAQ
- a CDS encoding universal stress protein, which translates into the protein MTRPITVGVDGSPASLAATRWAAREAGRRSLPLHVVHAWLWQPLDVPLDQDRASQERVAHEVLDEAVAEARSSVPSVPVTSEVVADTPVPALLAAADASRILVLGSRGHGVVVGFLLGSYGQQVIAAATRPVVSVRAPKGDEGRADTLRGEVVVGQQGSPEESAPVLEFAFEAAAVRGTSVRAVRAWSLPPLYAYSPGSLALADEVGGLEPFERKALTEALAPLRERYPQVPVTEHVEIGSAGQVLLSAAAEADLLVVGRRVRHSTVGMRIGSVAHAALHHAPCPVAVVPHE
- a CDS encoding DUF1876 domain-containing protein, giving the protein MTRTLEWKINMEMLEEEGTTEARAVLDTGTSKLTGHGQARCNPEDEDVPLIGDELAASRAMSDLARQLMRLAYKDIGEAGAGMSGEQEEETPYGWSTPNR
- a CDS encoding CBS domain-containing protein; this translates as MRHRSVADLMTPEAVAVRPGTPFKEIARLLDEYGITAVPVVDEDERPVGVVSEADLLRRGTPGNQGATTAEGLMSSPAVVARPEWSAVEAARVMDRKRIKRLPVVDASGRLIGVLSRSDLLQLFLRRDRAIQEEILEDVVTRTLGLPPSALTVDVNDGTVTLSGTLERRSLVPIVVRLCETVDGVVDVDDRLTYEEDDTEAVAS
- a CDS encoding cyclic nucleotide-binding domain-containing protein; this encodes MSTTAPRINALPAPHRERLMSLATDVSFQPGERLFDERRPADRFWVVRTGAVNLDARLPGSLRPAVIEMLGHGELVGLSWLFPPYEWELGAEAMSLVRAYEFDAASVRALCAAEPAFGLALTLWVGQILAHRLQSTRVRLLDLYAPHGSGVL
- a CDS encoding helix-turn-helix domain-containing protein; its protein translation is MPGPEPPRGDIGRRVAARREQLGLSREEVALRAGSAPGYIQYLEEQTATPGMSFLLRLADALETTVVALTGGAAGLPPGAGHAAYHPELVDLGPEECWTLLGTHGVGRVAVTSHEGPAILPVNYLVAGREVAFRTSPDSVPAKAASGEVAFEVDHIDDAFSQGWSVLVVGAARTVTDPDGVRDLEEHAFTSPWAGGERDLWVAIAPARVTGRRILVRHTHEPPDS